A genomic window from Polaribacter gangjinensis includes:
- a CDS encoding phytoene desaturase family protein: MKKRIYIIGSGFSALAASCYLSKEGFEVVVLEKNATLGGRARQYKKDGFTFDIGPTWYWMPDVFERFFADFGKKPSDFYQLEKLDPAYQVYFGVEDSITIDGNLDTIYKTFEKEEQGSAAHLRSFMASSKSNYDIAIKDLVYKPGISPLELVTPKTVTKLNQFVSTIRKEVRRNIKSNKLIQILEFPVLFLGAKPSNTPAFYNFMNYADFGLGTWHPMGGMYKVVEGMVALAESLGVEFRTNTNVEKIQTDAANKVTGLVVNGEEIEADLVLSGADYHHTETLLNENVRQYSENYWSKKTFAPSSLLFYVAFDKKLSNVCHHTLFFDSDFDVHAKDIYDTPRWPDNPLFYASFPSMTDDSFAPEGCEAATFLIPLAPGLEDTEGLREQYFQKIIVRLEKLTNQDVQKNIIFKKSFCVNDFVEEYNSYKGNAYGLANTLFQTAFLRPKIKSNKVANLYFTGQLTVPGPGVPPALISGKIASDLITKNQ; encoded by the coding sequence ATGAAGAAAAGAATATACATTATAGGTTCAGGTTTTTCTGCATTGGCAGCATCTTGTTACTTATCAAAAGAAGGATTTGAAGTGGTGGTTTTAGAAAAAAATGCCACTTTAGGAGGAAGAGCAAGACAGTATAAAAAGGACGGTTTTACCTTTGATATCGGTCCAACTTGGTATTGGATGCCCGATGTTTTTGAACGTTTTTTTGCTGATTTCGGCAAAAAACCAAGCGACTTTTATCAATTAGAAAAGTTAGATCCTGCATATCAAGTATATTTTGGTGTAGAAGATTCCATAACTATTGATGGAAATTTAGATACGATTTACAAAACTTTTGAAAAAGAGGAGCAAGGAAGTGCTGCCCATTTGCGCTCATTTATGGCTTCTTCAAAATCAAATTATGACATTGCCATCAAAGATTTGGTTTACAAACCCGGCATTTCTCCATTAGAGTTGGTAACACCAAAAACAGTAACAAAGCTCAATCAATTTGTTTCTACCATCAGAAAAGAAGTCCGTAGAAACATTAAAAGCAACAAACTCATTCAGATTTTAGAGTTCCCAGTATTGTTTTTAGGTGCAAAACCCAGCAATACGCCTGCGTTTTACAACTTTATGAACTATGCTGATTTTGGACTCGGTACTTGGCATCCAATGGGAGGAATGTATAAAGTAGTAGAAGGTATGGTTGCTTTGGCAGAGAGTTTGGGAGTAGAATTTAGAACCAACACCAATGTTGAAAAAATACAAACTGATGCTGCCAATAAAGTAACAGGTTTGGTGGTGAATGGAGAAGAAATTGAAGCAGATTTGGTATTGAGTGGTGCAGATTATCATCATACAGAGACTTTATTGAACGAAAATGTGCGTCAATATTCAGAAAATTACTGGTCTAAAAAGACTTTTGCGCCATCATCATTGCTTTTTTATGTCGCTTTTGATAAAAAATTGAGCAACGTTTGTCATCACACCTTATTTTTTGACAGCGATTTTGATGTGCATGCCAAAGACATTTACGATACGCCAAGATGGCCAGACAATCCCTTATTTTATGCGAGTTTTCCGAGCATGACAGACGATTCTTTTGCGCCTGAAGGTTGTGAAGCTGCCACTTTTTTGATTCCTCTTGCTCCTGGTTTGGAAGACACAGAAGGTTTGCGTGAACAATATTTTCAAAAAATAATTGTACGTTTAGAGAAATTAACCAATCAAGATGTGCAAAAAAATATTATATTTAAAAAATCTTTTTGTGTGAATGATTTTGTAGAAGAATACAACTCATACAAAGGAAATGCTTATGGATTGGCGAATACCTTATTTCAAACAGCATTTTTAAGACCAAAAATAAAAAGTAACAAAGTAGCGAATTTATATTTTACAGGCCAATTAACGGTGCCAGGTCCTGGAGTACCTCCAGCCTTGATATCAGGAAAAATTGCTTCAGATTTAATAACGAAAAATCAATAA
- a CDS encoding phytoene/squalene synthase family protein, with protein MKELFDDVSYGCSKMVTKKYSTSFSLAVNMLSPKIRADIYNIYGFVRFADEIVDTFHDYNKAELMRHFEQDYYFAKEQKISLNPILHSFQQTVHKYNIPDEMVQAFLKSMKADLHKTEYNTKEEYDEYIYGSADVVGLMCLKVFVNGDEKLYTELKDAAMRLGSAFQKVNFLRDLKDDFELLNRSYFPNIDLGKLDAVSKQLIIDEIEEDFDYAYTNGILKLPVEAKFGVYMAYRYYRRLLKKLKNLPSEKIMDTRIRISNPMKINLLARSYVKYKLNII; from the coding sequence ATGAAAGAATTGTTTGACGATGTTTCTTACGGATGCAGTAAAATGGTTACTAAAAAATACAGTACCTCATTTTCGTTGGCAGTAAATATGTTGTCGCCGAAAATAAGAGCTGATATTTACAATATTTATGGTTTTGTGCGCTTTGCAGATGAAATTGTAGATACGTTTCATGACTATAACAAAGCCGAATTGATGCGTCATTTTGAGCAAGATTATTATTTTGCCAAAGAACAAAAAATAAGTTTGAACCCTATTTTACACTCTTTTCAACAAACGGTTCACAAATACAATATCCCTGATGAAATGGTGCAAGCTTTTTTGAAAAGTATGAAAGCAGACTTGCACAAAACCGAATACAATACCAAAGAAGAATATGACGAATACATTTATGGCTCTGCAGATGTGGTAGGGTTAATGTGTTTGAAAGTATTTGTAAATGGCGATGAAAAATTATACACAGAGTTGAAAGATGCAGCCATGCGTTTGGGCTCTGCGTTTCAAAAAGTAAACTTTTTACGAGATTTAAAAGACGATTTCGAGCTGTTGAATCGTTCGTATTTTCCGAATATCGATTTGGGAAAATTGGATGCAGTATCAAAACAATTGATCATTGACGAAATAGAAGAAGATTTTGACTATGCCTATACAAACGGAATCTTAAAATTGCCAGTTGAAGCAAAATTTGGGGTGTACATGGCGTACAGGTACTATAGAAGATTGTTGAAAAAACTAAAAAACTTACCATCAGAAAAAATCATGGATACCAGAATACGAATTTCAAATCCAATGAAAATCAATCTGTTAGCAAGAAGTTACGTTAAATACAAATTAAATATTATCTAA
- a CDS encoding sterol desaturase family protein yields the protein MLYALITLGVFITMEGVTWCTHKYVMHGFGWFLHEDHHQPGYPTVFEKNDLFFVIFAIPSMLLFIFGSNTQYTFLIFIGLGILLYGLAYFLIHDVLIHQRFKWFKNTNNWYLKALRKGHKVHHKNMGKEDSQCFGMLFVPIKYFKEYL from the coding sequence ATGTTGTACGCACTCATTACCCTTGGTGTTTTTATAACAATGGAAGGCGTTACTTGGTGTACGCACAAATATGTAATGCACGGTTTTGGATGGTTTTTACATGAAGATCATCATCAGCCAGGATATCCAACCGTTTTTGAAAAGAACGATTTATTCTTTGTGATTTTTGCAATTCCGAGTATGTTGCTATTTATTTTTGGGTCAAATACACAATATACATTCTTGATATTTATAGGTTTAGGAATTTTATTATACGGATTGGCGTATTTTTTAATTCATGATGTATTGATTCATCAACGATTCAAATGGTTTAAAAATACCAATAATTGGTATTTGAAAGCGTTGAGAAAAGGCCACAAAGTACACCATAAAAACATGGGAAAAGAAGACAGTCAGTGTTTTGGAATGTTGTTTGTGCCGATTAAATATTTTAAAGAGTATTTATAG
- a CDS encoding nucleotidyltransferase family protein, producing the protein MQISKKNLDAIKNLCDTYRVKRFFVFGSVLRNDFNENSDIDFVVDFNENDPIKYTDLYFALKENLERILKRPIDLIEERGIKNSFFKKEVEESKVLIYGQ; encoded by the coding sequence ATGCAAATTTCTAAAAAGAACCTTGATGCTATTAAAAATCTTTGCGATACCTATCGTGTGAAAAGATTTTTTGTTTTTGGTTCGGTTTTAAGAAATGATTTTAACGAGAATTCTGATATTGATTTTGTGGTTGACTTTAATGAAAATGATCCAATAAAATATACAGATTTATATTTTGCCTTGAAAGAAAATCTAGAGAGAATCTTGAAACGACCAATTGATTTGATTGAAGAAAGAGGTATTAAAAACTCGTTTTTTAAAAAGGAAGTAGAGGAGTCAAAAGTGTTGATTTATGGACAATAA
- a CDS encoding DUF86 domain-containing protein gives MDNKLNAWLEDISRSIDEIFDFLPEKRDFSEFQKDLKTKKAVERNLEIIGEAVNRISNHKNNEIIIQNAKQIIGTRNRIVHEYDTISDEVIWTIIIRELPKLKEEIILLKK, from the coding sequence ATGGACAATAAATTAAATGCTTGGCTTGAAGATATTTCTAGATCTATTGATGAAATCTTTGATTTTCTTCCCGAGAAAAGAGATTTTTCAGAATTTCAAAAAGATTTAAAAACGAAAAAAGCGGTTGAGCGAAATCTTGAAATTATTGGAGAAGCTGTCAATAGAATATCAAATCATAAAAACAATGAAATAATTATTCAAAATGCAAAGCAGATTATTGGAACAAGAAATCGAATTGTACATGAATATGATACCATTTCAGATGAGGTAATTTGGACAATTATCATCAGAGAATTACCTAAACTTAAGGAAGAAATTATACTTTTGAAAAAATAA
- a CDS encoding lycopene cyclase family protein, which yields MKNYDYIIVGAGASGLLMAYRMSKDSFFDNKQILIIDKEQKLSNDRTWCFWEKGTGEWDDILVTSWKKIQFKSFIHSLEEPIFPYQYKMIRSKEYYEKIWNHLATKTNITFFEDAVVSIHQEENGAKVVTATNSFYSETVINSILFSDEYKTQTKYPVLQQHFVGFFIKTEEDCFHDEMATFMDFTIAQKGNTRFMYVLPFSKNEALFEYTLFSEHLLPVSEYETAIEHYLKEKNITNYIITEKEQGSIPMTCYHFWKNNSPNIIHIGTAGGWSKASTGFTFKNTTKKTIQLVAYLKANKPLESFHKINKFWFYDLLLLDILHEKNYLGSTLFGQLFKKTTMEQILKFLDEETSLIEDLQILMKMPPANFIRAIFKRVF from the coding sequence ATGAAAAATTACGATTATATCATAGTTGGTGCAGGAGCCTCAGGGTTATTGATGGCGTACAGAATGTCAAAAGACTCTTTTTTTGACAATAAACAAATCCTGATTATTGATAAAGAGCAAAAATTAAGCAACGATCGTACTTGGTGTTTTTGGGAAAAAGGCACAGGAGAATGGGATGATATTTTAGTGACTTCTTGGAAAAAAATCCAATTCAAATCGTTTATTCATTCGTTAGAAGAACCCATTTTTCCGTATCAATACAAAATGATACGCAGTAAGGAATATTATGAAAAAATCTGGAATCACTTAGCGACCAAAACCAATATTACTTTTTTTGAAGACGCAGTTGTAAGCATACATCAAGAAGAAAATGGGGCAAAGGTTGTTACTGCTACCAATTCGTTTTATTCAGAAACCGTCATCAATAGCATTCTTTTTTCAGACGAGTATAAAACGCAAACGAAATATCCTGTTTTGCAACAACATTTTGTAGGATTTTTTATCAAAACTGAAGAGGACTGTTTCCATGATGAAATGGCGACTTTTATGGATTTTACCATTGCTCAAAAAGGAAATACGCGTTTTATGTATGTGTTGCCATTCAGTAAAAACGAAGCGCTTTTTGAATATACCTTGTTTTCAGAACATCTTTTACCTGTATCTGAATATGAAACAGCAATTGAGCATTATTTAAAAGAAAAGAACATTACAAATTATATCATTACAGAAAAAGAGCAAGGGTCAATACCCATGACCTGCTATCATTTTTGGAAAAATAATTCCCCAAATATCATTCATATTGGTACAGCTGGAGGATGGTCTAAAGCAAGTACTGGTTTTACCTTTAAAAATACAACCAAAAAAACCATCCAATTGGTAGCATATCTAAAGGCAAACAAACCTTTGGAATCTTTTCATAAAATCAATAAATTTTGGTTTTATGACCTGTTATTGTTGGATATCTTACACGAAAAAAACTACTTAGGATCTACGTTGTTTGGGCAATTATTCAAAAAAACAACTATGGAGCAAATTCTTAAATTTTTGGATGAAGAAACTTCTTTGATAGAAGATTTACAAATTTTGATGAAAATGCCTCCAGCTAATTTTATTCGGGCTATTTTTAAGAGAGTATTTTAG
- the argH gene encoding argininosuccinate lyase → MKLWDKGFSIDKKIELFTVGNDREVDMHIAKYDVIASLAHAKMLTSIGLISEEEMKLVAIGLKDLAIEIEKGTFVIEDSFEDVHSKIEWELTQKCGEVGKKIHTARSRNDQVLVALQLYYKENLSIINQQVKTLFDTLLQLAATHQSKLIPGYTHLQVAMPSSFGLWFSAYAELLIDDVYLLNAVSKIVDQNPLGSAAGYGSSFPIDRAMTTKEMDFSTLKFNVVAAQMSRGKSERSLAAALGSLCNTLARFSMDICLYMSQNFGFVTFPDELTTGSSIMPHKKNPDVFELIRGKCNKIQALQTEMILITNNLPSGYHRDFQLLKENSINAIEDVKTILDIFNFAIQQIIVKDIDLTDEKYQYLFTVDSINNLVTEGMPFREAYQKIGSQVQAGTYKADLGKKHSHMGSIHNLGLEEIRNKFPKS, encoded by the coding sequence ATGAAACTTTGGGATAAAGGATTTTCAATCGATAAAAAAATAGAACTTTTCACTGTTGGTAATGACAGAGAAGTTGATATGCACATTGCAAAATACGATGTAATTGCTTCTTTGGCACATGCTAAAATGTTGACTTCCATTGGATTGATTTCTGAGGAAGAAATGAAATTAGTAGCAATTGGCCTGAAAGATTTAGCAATCGAAATTGAAAAGGGAACGTTTGTCATTGAAGATTCTTTTGAAGACGTGCACTCTAAAATTGAGTGGGAATTGACTCAAAAATGTGGTGAAGTTGGTAAAAAAATTCACACAGCTCGTTCTAGAAACGACCAAGTTTTAGTTGCCTTACAATTGTATTACAAAGAGAATTTAAGCATTATAAATCAGCAAGTTAAAACACTTTTTGATACGCTTTTGCAATTGGCAGCAACGCATCAATCTAAATTAATTCCAGGTTATACACATTTGCAAGTAGCCATGCCATCGTCTTTCGGATTGTGGTTTTCGGCCTATGCTGAATTGCTAATTGACGATGTGTATTTACTGAATGCTGTTTCAAAAATTGTTGATCAAAATCCTTTAGGATCTGCTGCAGGTTATGGAAGTTCGTTTCCAATTGACAGAGCAATGACTACCAAAGAAATGGATTTTAGTACGTTGAAATTCAATGTCGTAGCTGCACAAATGAGCAGAGGAAAAAGCGAACGTTCTTTGGCTGCTGCCTTAGGAAGTTTGTGCAATACGTTAGCACGTTTTTCAATGGATATTTGTTTGTATATGAGTCAGAATTTTGGATTTGTAACTTTTCCAGATGAATTGACTACAGGAAGTAGCATCATGCCTCATAAAAAAAATCCAGATGTGTTTGAATTGATTCGTGGAAAATGCAATAAAATTCAGGCTTTACAAACAGAAATGATTCTGATTACCAATAATTTACCTTCAGGTTATCATAGAGATTTTCAGTTGTTAAAGGAAAATAGCATCAATGCAATTGAGGATGTAAAGACGATTTTAGACATTTTTAATTTTGCCATTCAGCAAATCATCGTAAAAGATATTGATTTGACTGATGAGAAATATCAGTATTTATTTACTGTGGATAGCATCAATAATTTAGTTACAGAAGGAATGCCTTTTAGAGAAGCCTATCAAAAAATTGGAAGTCAAGTACAAGCAGGCACATACAAAGCCGATTTAGGAAAAAAGCATTCGCATATGGGCAGTATTCACAATTTAGGATTGGAAGAAATTCGAAATAAGTTTCCTAAAAGCTAA
- a CDS encoding type II toxin-antitoxin system RelE/ParE family toxin, whose protein sequence is MIHGVKNIYDYYLEKAGHQIAKKIVDGIYNETLKLKKHPEIGQNEELLKGLNQEFKYLIHENYKVIYWINIQKKCVEIIDVFDTRQNPVKIKRTK, encoded by the coding sequence TTGATACATGGAGTTAAAAATATTTATGATTATTATCTAGAAAAAGCTGGCCACCAAATAGCAAAGAAAATTGTTGACGGAATTTATAACGAGACTTTAAAGCTAAAAAAACACCCAGAAATTGGTCAAAATGAAGAACTTTTAAAGGGTTTAAATCAAGAATTTAAATATCTTATCCACGAAAATTATAAAGTAATATATTGGATAAATATTCAGAAAAAATGTGTAGAAATAATTGATGTCTTTGATACAAGACAAAACCCTGTAAAGATAAAACGGACAAAATAA
- a CDS encoding M20 family metallo-hydrolase: MELKKLTIEAIALLKKLIETPSFSSEEDKTALLIENWFKDHQIPFQRTNNNVWAINKYFDENKPTLLLNSHHDTVKPNSAYTKNPFEAIVEDGKLYGLGSNDAGGCLVSLIATFTHFYHHENLTYNLVIVASAEEESSGEFGLNSMLSIIPKIDVAIVGEPTLMDLAIAEKGLVVFDAVVEGTASHAAHPNNDNPIYKLIDVLQWFQDFTFDKTSETLGDVKMTVTQINAGKQHNVVPAHVDLVIDVRVNDVYTNQEIAKILQENAPCTKITPRSLRLNSSSISKEHALVQAGIAIGRKTYGSPTLSDQSVLSCQSLKLGPGDSTRSHSADEFIYISEIEEGIEIYVKLLEKVIVLDRRY, translated from the coding sequence ATGGAACTCAAAAAACTTACAATCGAAGCAATTGCGCTTTTAAAAAAGTTGATTGAAACTCCGTCTTTTTCATCCGAAGAAGACAAAACTGCTCTTTTGATTGAAAATTGGTTCAAAGACCATCAAATTCCGTTTCAAAGAACCAACAATAATGTTTGGGCTATCAATAAATATTTTGATGAGAACAAACCTACATTATTACTAAACTCTCATCATGATACTGTAAAACCGAATTCAGCCTACACCAAAAATCCGTTTGAAGCCATTGTTGAAGACGGAAAATTATATGGTTTGGGAAGCAATGACGCTGGAGGTTGCTTGGTATCTTTAATTGCCACATTCACGCATTTTTATCATCATGAAAATTTAACCTACAATTTGGTTATTGTGGCTTCTGCAGAAGAAGAAAGTAGTGGTGAATTTGGTTTGAACAGCATGTTATCCATCATCCCAAAAATTGATGTTGCCATTGTGGGCGAACCTACTTTGATGGATTTGGCAATCGCTGAAAAAGGATTGGTCGTTTTTGATGCAGTCGTAGAAGGTACTGCAAGTCATGCTGCGCATCCAAATAATGACAATCCGATTTACAAATTGATTGATGTGTTGCAATGGTTTCAAGATTTTACATTTGATAAAACCTCTGAAACTTTGGGTGATGTAAAAATGACCGTTACTCAAATCAATGCGGGTAAACAGCACAATGTTGTTCCTGCACATGTGGATTTGGTCATTGATGTTCGCGTAAATGATGTGTATACCAATCAGGAAATTGCAAAAATTTTACAAGAAAATGCCCCTTGTACTAAAATAACTCCAAGAAGTTTGCGATTGAACTCCTCCTCTATTTCCAAAGAGCATGCTTTGGTTCAAGCAGGAATTGCCATCGGAAGAAAAACATATGGCTCACCAACTCTGTCTGATCAATCTGTTTTGAGTTGCCAATCGTTAAAACTAGGCCCTGGAGATAGCACACGTTCGCACTCTGCTGATGAATTTATTTACATTTCAGAAATTGAAGAAGGCATTGAGATTTATGTAAAATTGTTGGAGAAAGTAATTGTTTTAGATAGAAGATATTAA
- the argB gene encoding acetylglutamate kinase, whose translation MEKLSIIKIGGNIIEDETSLHEFLKLFANLDGMKILVHGGGKKATQMAHKLGIESTLINGRRITDKATLEVITMVYGGLVNKNIVAKLQALQTNAIGLSGADGNSILSNKRPVKDIDYGFVGDVKKVDNQAIDVLISANFTPVFCAITHDGNGQLLNTNADTITSQIAVAMSKSYETSIYYCFELNGVLKDINDKNSVIKHINSESYPALLSNGIIADGMLPKLENCFDALKNGVHAVFMGNTTILTKENENYTKITL comes from the coding sequence ATGGAAAAACTATCAATCATAAAAATCGGCGGAAATATCATTGAAGATGAAACTTCGTTGCACGAATTTTTAAAGCTTTTTGCAAACCTTGATGGAATGAAAATTTTGGTTCATGGTGGAGGCAAAAAAGCCACTCAAATGGCGCATAAATTAGGCATTGAATCTACCTTAATCAATGGAAGACGCATTACTGACAAAGCTACTTTAGAAGTGATTACCATGGTATATGGTGGTTTGGTCAACAAAAATATTGTCGCAAAACTACAAGCTTTGCAAACAAACGCTATTGGTTTGTCGGGTGCAGATGGCAATAGCATTCTTTCTAATAAACGCCCTGTAAAAGACATTGATTATGGTTTTGTAGGAGATGTAAAAAAGGTCGATAATCAAGCTATTGATGTATTGATAAGTGCCAACTTTACCCCTGTTTTTTGTGCCATAACCCATGATGGAAATGGGCAATTACTCAATACAAATGCGGATACCATCACCAGTCAAATTGCGGTGGCAATGAGTAAAAGTTACGAAACTTCTATTTATTATTGCTTTGAATTGAATGGTGTTTTAAAGGACATCAATGATAAAAATTCTGTCATCAAACATATTAATAGTGAGAGTTATCCAGCTTTATTATCAAACGGAATTATTGCTGATGGCATGTTGCCAAAGCTCGAAAATTGTTTTGATGCTTTAAAAAATGGAGTTCATGCGGTTTTTATGGGAAATACTACTATCTTGACAAAAGAAAACGAAAATTACACTAAAATAACACTATAA
- a CDS encoding N-acetylornithine carbamoyltransferase — MKHYTSIQDIPDIYAWIDEAKKIKENPLKNKKLGKHKTLGLLFFNSSLRTRLSTQKAALNLGMHTIVMNVSEDAWGIEFEDGSIMNGTTAEHIKEAAAVVSQYCDIIAVRAFPTLKDKEKDEREQVLNAFIKHASVPIVNMESATSHPLQGLTDAITIAENSTKKRPKVVLTWAPHVKALPHAVANSFVEAMQKMDVDFVITNPEGYNLNPNITKDTPIIHNQKEAFKNADFVYAKNWSSYDSYGQILKKDADWMVTKANIGNAKFMHCLPVRRNVVVEDAVLDSENSLVIQQANNRTFAAQLVLKKILEDL; from the coding sequence ATGAAACACTACACCTCTATTCAAGATATTCCTGATATCTATGCTTGGATTGATGAAGCTAAAAAAATTAAAGAAAATCCATTAAAGAATAAAAAATTAGGTAAACACAAAACCTTGGGTTTGTTGTTTTTCAATTCGAGTTTGCGAACGCGTTTAAGCACGCAAAAAGCAGCTTTGAATTTAGGCATGCATACGATTGTGATGAATGTTTCTGAAGATGCTTGGGGCATTGAATTTGAAGATGGAAGCATCATGAATGGCACAACTGCTGAACACATCAAAGAGGCAGCAGCTGTAGTTTCTCAATATTGTGATATCATTGCAGTGCGCGCTTTTCCAACCTTAAAAGACAAGGAAAAAGACGAACGCGAACAAGTATTGAATGCCTTTATAAAGCACGCTTCTGTGCCCATTGTAAATATGGAAAGTGCTACAAGTCATCCTTTACAAGGTTTAACAGATGCCATTACAATTGCAGAAAACAGTACTAAAAAAAGACCAAAAGTAGTGTTAACATGGGCTCCTCACGTAAAAGCATTGCCACATGCAGTTGCCAATAGTTTTGTAGAAGCCATGCAAAAAATGGATGTAGACTTTGTAATTACCAATCCTGAAGGATACAATTTAAATCCAAATATCACCAAAGACACTCCTATCATTCACAATCAAAAAGAAGCTTTTAAAAATGCTGATTTTGTGTATGCCAAAAATTGGAGTTCCTACGATTCGTATGGACAAATCTTAAAAAAAGATGCTGATTGGATGGTAACCAAAGCCAACATTGGCAATGCAAAATTCATGCATTGTTTGCCAGTTCGTAGAAATGTTGTTGTGGAAGATGCTGTGTTGGATTCTGAAAATTCGTTGGTAATTCAACAAGCCAATAACCGAACATTTGCGGCACAATTGGTATTGAAAAAAATATTAGAAGACTTGTAA
- a CDS encoding aspartate aminotransferase family protein — translation MSLFNVYPLFDITPVKAKDVYVYDDKGIEYLDLYGGHAVISIGHSHPKYVEAISNQVANLGFYSNSIQNPLQVALSEKLAQLSCCIEYDLFMCNSGAEANENALKLASFHTNKKKIIAFKNSFHGRTSAAVVATDDAKIIAPLNAQQEVEILPLGDLVALENALQKNDVCAVIIECIQGVGGLDESTTEFYVGIDTLCKKYGACFIADEVQSGYGRTGNFFAYQKYNVTPDIISIAKGMGNGFPVGGILIHHSIKASFGLLGTTFGGNHLACAAALTVLNVIEEEKLIENAKNMSQYFIEKAQEIPQVKRIKGRGLMLGLEFDFPIAELRKKLINNHKIFTGNAKNQYVIRILPPLTIQKKHIDSFMNALKSEL, via the coding sequence ATGAGTTTGTTTAATGTATATCCTTTGTTCGACATCACGCCTGTAAAGGCAAAAGATGTGTATGTATATGATGACAAAGGCATTGAATATTTAGATTTATATGGTGGTCATGCTGTGATTTCTATTGGGCATTCACATCCGAAATATGTGGAAGCTATCAGTAACCAAGTAGCGAATTTGGGTTTTTACAGCAACTCTATTCAAAATCCGTTACAAGTTGCTTTATCAGAAAAATTAGCGCAACTTTCTTGTTGTATTGAGTATGATTTGTTTATGTGCAATTCTGGTGCTGAAGCCAATGAAAATGCCCTAAAACTAGCGTCATTTCATACCAATAAGAAAAAAATTATTGCTTTTAAAAATAGTTTTCATGGACGAACTTCAGCAGCTGTTGTAGCTACTGATGATGCTAAAATCATAGCCCCTTTAAACGCACAACAAGAAGTTGAAATTTTGCCTTTGGGCGATTTAGTTGCGTTGGAAAATGCCTTGCAAAAAAACGATGTGTGTGCAGTAATTATTGAATGTATTCAAGGAGTTGGAGGTTTGGACGAAAGTACCACTGAATTTTATGTGGGAATTGACACTCTTTGTAAAAAATACGGCGCTTGTTTTATTGCAGATGAAGTGCAGTCTGGTTATGGAAGAACAGGCAATTTTTTCGCCTATCAAAAATACAATGTTACTCCTGATATCATTTCCATTGCTAAAGGAATGGGAAATGGCTTTCCTGTTGGTGGCATTTTAATTCATCATTCCATCAAAGCTTCTTTTGGATTATTAGGAACAACTTTTGGTGGAAATCACTTGGCTTGTGCAGCAGCATTAACCGTTTTAAATGTGATTGAAGAGGAAAAATTGATAGAAAATGCGAAAAATATGTCGCAATATTTCATTGAAAAAGCGCAAGAAATTCCGCAAGTAAAAAGAATCAAAGGTCGTGGTTTGATGTTGGGATTGGAATTTGATTTTCCGATTGCTGAACTTAGAAAAAAGCTTATCAACAATCATAAAATTTTTACTGGAAATGCTAAAAATCAATATGTTATTCGAATTCTTCCTCCGTTAACAATTCAAAAAAAACACATTGATTCGTTTATGAACGCTTTAAAAAGTGAATTATAA